A stretch of DNA from Dehalobacterium formicoaceticum:
GTTCATGATGGAGCGATTACCGTGATGAGCAAAGAGGGAGAAGGGGCCACATTTAACATTATGTTTCCAAGCAAATAGAAAATTTTGCTTTTTGTCATCCTGGGCGTTAGCCCAGGATCTTTTTTTAAAGGGGCTTAGTCTGAAGCTTCGGTGATCAAGGCCAGCAATTCATCTATTAAAGGGGTCTCCTCGCTAATCACCGGGATGCCCATTTTTTTCAAAAGAGAGGTGGTGATCCCGGATCCGGGAATGGTTTTACCGGTAAAGGTCCCGTCATATATTTGATCTACTCCGCAGGAAGGACTTCTTTCTTTCATAATCGCCAGGGTGATGGGATAATCCTGGGCAATTTTTTGGGTGCAGAATGCCCCTTTTAAGAATTGTTCCGTTACATCCTGACCGTCTTGCAGACAGATTTTAACATTTCCCAGGCATAAATCTGTGCTCAATTCTATTCCCGTTTCTGTTCCCGCATCTATCTCTGCTTTCGAAATAATCTCTGCAGGGGGACGAGGTGTGGGCAGCCCTCCTAATTCTTCAGGGCAAACAGCAATGATTTCTTTATCTTTCAATAAAGAAATCAGATGGGCATTTTCATTATTGCCCCCGGAATATTTGCAATTTTCCCCCAACAAACAGGCACTTATTAAGATCAAGTTCATCACCATCTTTTATTTTTGAATTATCATAGTATCTTAGTCAAAGACAAGGTTTTTTAGATTATTCTATACTTTTCCAGGCTTTGGCCTGATCCAGGTTCTTAAGCGCGGTAATAACCCTTTCCTTGGCCAGGGGATTCGTTTTCTCAATCAGTTTAATGATTTCCTTCATATCCTGCCGTTTGGTATAGCCATTGGCGGGACAAGGATTTTCAATCACCGGCAGCTGCAGCAGGCGGCACAAACGGCTGATATCTTGCTCCGGGACATAAACCAGGGGACGAATTACCGTAATATCCTTTTGATCCAAATAGGTTTTGGGGCTGAAAGAATCCATGCGGCCCTCATAAAACATCTTTAAAAGGACGGTTTCTACGGCATCATCCATATGGTGCGCCAAAGCAACTTTGGGAAAGCCCTTGTTTTTGGCCAGATTATTCAAGGCTCCTCTTCTCATTTTGGCACAAAGAGAACAAGGATTTTTTTCATGGCGCACCTCAAAAACCACGGGACCGATATTGGTAGGTTCATAATAAAATGGGACATCCAATTCCCGGCAGATTTTTTCCAAAGGGGCAATATCCGTATCCCATCCCATACCCACATGACCCGCCGCCAAAGGATATTTATATTTGGACACTTTCTTAAACTGATGCATTAAATAAAGTAAGGTGATGCTGTCTTTGCCGCCGGATAGTCCCACCATAATACCCTGGGTATTATCGATCAGTTGAAAATCCCGGACGGCACTTTTGACTTTTTTTATGGTTTTATCCATGATATAGGACAATAAAATTCCCCCTCATACTCCTTATGGAGCAGGATATTATCACAAAATGACGAAAGATACAAGAGGAGGGAAGATAATGGCGAAAGATTTGATTGTGATTAAAGGAAGCCGCGACGGCTTAAAATTTTATTTCAATACTCAGGAAGGATCTTTTGAAGAAATTTATCAAACATTGGTACATAAATTTCAAGAAGCAAAAGGTTTTTTTGAGCAGGCTAAATATATTATCGACGAAAAAAACGATTTAAAAGAAGAAGAAAGGAAAAAGATTGAAGCATTATTTATTCTCCACGGCATGACCCGGCAAGAAATTAACCATAAAAAAACAGAAAACAGTCATACCGCTACCGGGAGTGGTGCCGCTGCTGGGATTGATACTAATGAAGAAACAGAGGTTTTTCAGGCTGCCCGTGATGCGGTGCTGATTGCCCGCAGCCTGCGCTCGGGGCAAAAGATTTATGTGCAGGGAGATGCGGTGATTCGGGGAGATGTTAATCCCGGAGCCCAGGTGAGCGCAACGGGAAACATTATTATTTTTGGCGCATGCCGCGGCAGTGCCCATGCGGGGGTGCTGGGAGACATAAACGCCTTTGTCATGGCCTGCAAACTAAGGCCGACTCAAATTGCCATTGCAGATAAAATCAGCCGCGCCCCTGAAGCATCAAGTCCTAAAGATGAGCAGGTTTACCCGGAGATTGCCTTTATTTCCGACCAGCAAATTGTGGTGGAGCCTTATATCTCATCTAAACACAAAGCGGCAAATGCCTAGTTTTTCTATTCTTGATCTCTCTAAAATCTAATATTCTCATATTATTCTATAAATTCTTTTCTTCAAACTTAGCTGATATTGTGGAAATGTGGAAAACTCTGTGTATAAGTAAGAGCAATTCCTATTATTCTAACATTTTCTTCATATTTCGCTAATATTTTTAATATATAATTAATTTTGTCGAATTTTCATAATGAACGGTACAGAAGAAATAAGCATTCGATTTTCTCGTTGACAAATCCAGAAATTTGTATTAATATTTGTTCTAATCTAGTTTTTTAAAATGCGTTGAAAAAGATCAGTAAACAGTGAAAAAGTCGCAGAGAGCCAATGGTTGGTGAAAGTTGGTACCGGTAACTGTTGAATCCGCTTTTGAGCAGGCAGGGTTAACCTGTCCCGGTATTGAAACCGTTATCTTCAAATTAAGATCATGTTTTTTAAAAAGCATGATAAATCAAGGTGGCACCACGTGAGGAAGACTCCCGTCCTTGGGATATGGATATAATATTCTAAGACGGGTTTTTTTATGGCCAAAAAATGGGTAATAATAGGAGGAGTTGTTAATGAAAGTATTAGTTGCCGAAAAGATTGCTCAGGAAGGAATCGATCTGCTGAATCAGGGTGATCTAACTGTTGATATAAAATTGGATTTAACCCGGGAGCAATTATTGGAGATCATTCCTGAATATGATGCCATTGTGGTTCGAAGTGTGACCAAGATCAATGAGGAATTTTATGAACGGGCGACTAATCTGAAAGTGGTTGGTCGTGCCGGTACCGGCGTCGATAATATTGAAATGGAAGGCGCCACCATCAGAGGGATTATTGTTGTCAATACTCCAGCAGCCAATAATGTATCTGCTGCCGAACATACCATTGGACTGCTCCTGTCCTCCATTCGCAATATCGCCCGGGGGAATCAACGCATCAAGGATCGGGCCTGGTCCCGGGAAGGCCTAAAAGGGGTGGAACTTCAGGGCAAGGTGATGGGCATTGTGGGGCTGGGCAGAATCGGCTCCCTGGTGGCCACACGGCTGCAAGCCTTTGGCATGAAATTAATTGGCTATGATCCATACATAACAGATGCCCGATTTGAAAGATTTGGCGTAACCCGCAAAGAAAACCTGGAAGATTTGATGCAGGAAGCCGATTTTATTACGGTTCATACCCCCAAGACAGAAGAAACCTTTGGGATGATCGGTGATGAACAGTTTAAACAGGCAAAAAAGGGCCTGAGAGTAGTGAACTGTGCCCGCGGCGGCATTATTAATGAAGAAGCATTAGACCGGGCCATCAAGGAAGGGATCGTGGCCAGTGCCGGGATTGACGTTTTGGTGAATGAACCCAATACCACTTCACCCTTGCTGGATCTTGACAATGTGGTTCTGACACCTCACTTGGGTGCCGACACGCTAGAAGCTCAGTATAATGTAGGTACCATGGTGGCTCATGAAGTGGTTCAGGCCTTAAACGGAGAGATGGTGCCCAATGCCGTTAATCTGCCTACCCTCCATGCCAGTGAGCTCCATGCCATGAGTGCCTATCTGAAATTAGGAGAAATCCTGGGTAAGATGTATCATCAGCTGGAAAAGGATCCTGTGGAAAAAATTGAGATTATCTATAGCGGAGAAATCGCAAAATTGGAAACCACTGTGATCACCTTATCGATTTTGAAAGGATTATTTGAAACCATTCTCAAAGAACGGGTCAACTATGTTAATGCCCAGGTGATTGCTAATAATCGGGGTGTAGATGTGGTGGAAAGCAAGGAATCCGCCCAGGGAAAATATTTAAATCTCATCAAATTAATCATTACATCGAAAGAAAAAACTTATACTCTAGCGGGTACTGTATTTGGTAAGGACGAAATCAGATTAGTGGAAGTAGACGGATACGAATTCGATTTGGCACCCAGCCCTCATATCCTGGCAGTGATGAATTTGGATAAGCCGGGAATGATCGGACAAATCGGCACCCTGTTAGGGGTTAACAAAATAAATATTGCCACCATGCAGGTAAGCAGAAAGAAAGATAAAGAATGGGCAATGATGTTTTTAGCCGTTGATTCCGAAGTGCCCAAGGAATCACTTAAGCTGATTAACGGCCTGGACGGGATGGCAAATGCCCGCACGATAAAAATGTAAGAGGGGATCTCACCTCCATCATAGCCAATTTTAAAAAAATATTGTATAATAAGTGGACAATATGTGCTCAGGAAAAGCATGACCAATGCGGATGAAACAAACATTGGAAAAATGCGCATAGAAAAAGCACCAGGCAATGACAGAGGGGGAAATAAATTATGCCGTCAATCGGATTTCCAGAATTAATATTAATCTTAGTGATTGCTTTAATTGTTTTTGGACCGGGGAAGCTGCCGGAAGTAGGCGCATCCTTGGGCAGGGCGATTAATGAGTTTAAAAACGCTTCCCGTGAACTAATGTCGGATAAAAGTGCATCGGAAGAAGAGGAAGTAAAGAAAATTCCTCAAAAGAAGGATCAGACCGAAGAATAAATAGTTACATTAAATCAAGCCTTTGTAGGTTTCCATACTACAAGGCTTTTTGTTTAACAAGCGATTGCTTTGGATAAAATATGAAAGCAGATAATTACTGTTTTTTTGAACATATTGTTTTTTTAAACATATTTTTTGGAACATATGGGATTTATATTTCGTCTTTAAATAGGTAAGACAAACTATAATTTTAATAGGAGATTAAGAGATGCCGAAATTAAAACGCAAAAGATGTCTGAAAAGTAAGTTGATGTTTTCGATGATCCTACTGTGCTTATGTGCTTTTCTCACCAGTCACGCTGCAGCTGCAGCAGCGGTCAAACCCATCGCTGAAGAAACCATTACCAGAGGCGCCGTGCTTCAGCAATATACGGTGAAAACCGCCTCGGGTACCTCCAAAGTATTTGTCACCAAAATTAATATTCAGGACCCTTACATAAAAATGGATGTGATCTACGGTATTGACGGTAAATTAGGTAAAAATCAAAATGTTGCCAACATGGCCCAGGAGAATAAGGCCATTGCTGCCATCAATGGTGACTTTTTTGATATGACTACAGGCAGCCTTTTTGGGCCAATAATGAAAGATGAAAAATGGATTACCACGCCTACCACCACCATTGATGGCTTAAGTGGATTTGCCATGACAGATGGAGGTCAGCCAAGGATTCTTCCTTTTTCCTTTCAAGGCTCCCTGATCGCAGATAATGGGGCATCTTTCCCTGTGGCTGCTGTCAATAAGACTTTTTCCTGTGTCGATAAAATCAACATTTTCACCAATGACTGGGATGTATCTGCCTTACCGGGTGAAGCCCTAGGCACTTATGTCTATGTTTTAGTGCAGGATGATGAAGTGTCGGAAATCTTATTCAATGAAAAACCAAAAAGGATTTCCCGGGATGATTATGTGATCTTAGGCCATGGTTTAGGGGCTAATTTCTTAGTTAACAATCTATATGCCGGCGCAGAAGTGGAGTTTGATTTTTCCGTTGATCAGGGAGATGACTGGCAGTTTGTCATGGGCGCCCATACTCCTTTAGTTGCCAATGGAAAACGTGCTCAATTTACCCGGGATATTCCTGGATCACGGGCCCGGTCCGCGGTGGGGATTTCCCAGGATCAAAAATACGTTTATTGGATTGGCGTAGAAAAAAGCGGCACCAGTACAGGGATGACTTTGACGGAACTGGCGGATTTTATGGTGCAGTTAGGTGTCGCTCAGGGTGTCAATCTTGACGGCGGCGGTTCTACCACCGTGCTGAGCAGATCCCCGGGGGATTTCACCCCTTCCCTTAAGAATCAGCCGGAACAAGGCAATCTGAGAAACGTACCCAATGGTTTAGCTTTGTATTCCACCGCTCCTCAGGGAACATTAAAAGATTTTGTGATTGGCGGACCATCCTTTTTGTTAATGAAGGAAAAGGCAGAATTGAGTTTAAAAGCCATTGATGAATACGATAATCCCCTTAATATGCAGGATTCAAATATGACCTGGCAGTCAAAAAATGACAAGGCTGCGGTACAGGGGAACCAATTGCAAGGGCAGAAGGTGGGCACTGCCATCGTTGAGGCTCATTCCAATCAGATCAATCAGCAATTTAATGTAGAAATCATCGGACGGGACGGAATTCAGGAAATGGGTTTCAATACGGACTCCCTGCTCTTAAATCCGGGACAGACTGTGACCCTGAAGCCGGTGATCACAACGAAAAACGGTGCTAGAAGGGAAGTAGATGCCTCCTTATTTAATTGGGAATGGATCAACGTGGACGGAGAAAAAACCGGACCCGCTGAATTTAAAGCAGGCATGACTCCGGGGAGCGGCTGGCTGGTGGGCACTTATGACCGCTTCAGCAAAATGGTGCCGGTTAGCATTGGAACTACATCTCAAGTGATTATGGATTTTGAAAATCAACCTCAGATCGGCTTTTTGGGCACTCCGGCTGAGGTTACCGGGCAATTTGTCTTAAATAATACCGAGAAAAAAGCAGGGCAAGCCAGCGGATCTTTGAGCTATGATTTTGCCAAAGCCTCAGCAGACGTGCAGGCAGCATATGGTCAGTTTGGAACTCAGGGTCTGCCTTTCTCCGGGACTGCTAATGGTCTTAACCTCTGGGTATACGGGGACAATAACAATTATTGGCTGCGGGCGGAGATTGTTAATCAGAAAGGGGAAACCAGCTACCTTACCTTAGCAGACAAAGTAAATTGGTCCGGCTGGCAGGAAGTGAGCGTTGATTTTCCTCAAGCCATGGAAAATCCCATATTAAAAAGGGTTTATGTGGTAAATCTCAAGAATTCCACCGGACATCAGTCTACTGACGGAACGATTCTTTTCGATCAGATTTCTTACAAAACAACGGCCCCCAGTGCAACGAAGGTCCAGGATACCAAGTTAAAATTATTTGTCAATCAAAAGAGAATGCTGGTCAATGACCGGGAGCAGCAAATTGATCAGGGGCCCATTTTGGAAAATGGACGCAGCTATATTCCGGCCCGTTTCATTATCGAAGCTTTGGGCGGACGGGTTTACTGGACGGCTGATGAGAAAAAGGTGCGGATTCTTTTCCCTCAGAACATGATTGATCTTTGGGTCAATGATAAAGAACACACCATCGTTAATGGAAAGAATCAACCGGCGGATACGGCGCCGATTATCCGAAACAGCCGCACCCTGATCCCGGTGCGCATGGTGACAGAGAACTTAGGCTATCAGGTGGATTGGATCAAGGGTGAAATTACCATTGCCAAGAAATAAGAGTCATTAGGAATAAGAGATCAGAAAGCAAAAAAAAACAGGCGGCAGGAATGAATTTCTGCCGCCTGTTTTTTTGAATTTTGTTAGCTATGAAATGTATAGGTTACTTTTATTCACTTGATTTCGTATTTCTCCAAAGTGGAAGTGACCTCAAAACCTTCCGAGAGAAATTCTCTTTTGATCAGACCGACGCCAGCTTTATAATATTCATACATGGTGGAATCAGGATAAATTATTTCCACTTTTATCAGCTGATCAAATTTTCCGGCCGGTGTATCCAGGGAAGCATTCAGATCGATGATTTCCCGGGTACCGTCTTTCGTTTCCCATTTTGTACCCACCTCTAAAGGGGTTTTCAGAATGATCAAGTCATCGTTGGGTTCTGCATCTAAAAAGTTTTCATTCTCATAAGACTCGCCTTGAGAATAGATGGTGGTGATTGTATCTTCTGTGACTTCATATACAAGGGCACTCACGGTACCGCCGTTATCCTCTTTAATTTGAGCTCGGTTTCCTTGGGCAAACATGACTTCCCGGGAAAAGGTAGCATATTCATTGCCTTCACCCAGATACTGCCAGGTGCTGCCTACCGTCAGAGGAAGGTAGTCACCAAGAGTTACTTTATCCTCCGGCGGTTTCTCTGTATTACCCGGTTCTTCCTGTCCCGGAGGGGGTTCATTAGGATTGGGATTAGGGGTTGGCTCTGTACTATTATTGCATCCGGTAATCAATAATGCCATCATCAGCAACAGCAGCAAGGTAATTTTAACAGCCAGTTTTTTCAAATCTTTTCCTCCCTTCATTTCTTTCTATTATATCCCAGGGAAAGAGATTTAACCACCAGAAAATATCCGGCTTTACAGAAGGAAAAGGGGGGGTTAAGGGGAGGGATAGGGGGGGTAATGGTATGTCAGGGGTCAGGGTAATTATCGGATAAAAATTATTTATCAAGGCAAAATTATGATAAAAAAATTTGATTGGTAAGGGAGAGATGAGAAACCTATAATATACTTAGGAAAAGGAGAATAGAAAGCTGCAGGAGGTAGCATGAATGTCAGTTGAAATAGATTGTCGGGGATTAAACTGTCCCGTACCGGTGATTCAAACTAAAAAAGCCATGGAAAGCAACCCGGAAGATTTGATCATTACCATTGTTGATAATGAGGCCGCCCGGGAAAATGTAAAAAAATTAGCGGAAAACGCAGGTTATCAGGTCACAGTAGCAGAAAAAACAGGATTATTTCATCTCCGTATGGAGAAGGAAAAGGCTAGGGAAGGTATGGAAATAAATCCGGCGGTGCCGGCAGCAGAAAAAGTGTCAGAGAGAAGGCCTGCGGGTGATCGTGATACCATAATCTATCTTTCCACCGATAAAATGGGTTCCGGTTCGGATGAACTGGGACAGGTTTTAATGAAAAGTTATTTTTATGCTCTGACGGAAGCCCAACCTTATCCCAAGACCCTCCTTTTTGTAAATGCAGGTGTCAACTTATCGACGGAGGGATCTCCCGTATTGGATTATTTAAAAATCCTGGCAGATGCCGGGGTGGAGTTATTATCCTGCGGAACCTGCCTGGATTATTTTGGCTTAAAGGATCAACTTGCCATCGGTGATGTGACCAATATGTATTCCATTGTGGAAAAAATGAACGAAGCGGCGAAAGTGATTCACATCTAAAGGAACAGGATAAAATAATGATCAGGAGTGAATCTCATGAATAAAGTTTTTAATGTCATATCTTTTCAATCAACCCATTATGCCATCATCACAGAAAAAACGCTTAAAGAACGGTTTCCTGTTACTTTGATACCAACCCCCAGAAGCATTACCGCCAGTTGCGGATTATCCTTAAAATTTGAGCCGGAGATGCTTCCGGATGTGGTGCAGGACTTAAAAACTACTCCCATCAACGAGGAGATGCTGGCTCTTTATCAAATTGAGAAAACTCCGGAGGGAGACCAGGCCAGGCTGATCCCCTGGAGTGAAATTTAAAAGAACTATTATTCCTCCGTAATATCGATACCGGCCATTTTCATCAGGAAAATAGCATTTCTGGTGGTGGAAACACCGGGTTTAATTTTATAATCGAAGTAAATTTTACCATTTTGATAATATTCTGCAAAATGGTAATTTTTTATTTGTGTACCTTCCTTGGCCAGATCCCCTAACTCCAGATCATGGGTGGAAACCAGTCCAATTGATCCGGTACGGCTTAGTTTCTTGATTAAATGCTTAGCTCCCGTGTGCCTGTCCCGGGAATTGGTGCCTTTAAAGATCTCATCCAAAAGAAAGAGCACCGGTATACCTTGTTCCGTTTCTTGCAAAATGGTTTTAATCCGTAAAAGTTCGGCAAAGAAAGAGGAGGTTCCCGTATCCAGATTGTCATTGATACGCATGGAGCTGTAAATTTTAAAAAAGCTGCCCTGAAAATCCTTAGCACAAACGGGACAACCCATATATGCCAGAACCAAATTAATCCCGATGGTGCGCAGAAAGGTGCTTTTCCCAGACATATTGGATCCGGTAATCAAGAGCACTTCCCCCGGGCGGCTGATTTCCACATCATTGGCGACCCTGGTTGAGGAGAGCAGCAGGGGATGACCCAGTGCTTTGGCTTTGATGCCAAAATTTTCAGATTTAATCACCGGAGTACACCAGTCAGGATGATCATAGGCCAGTACAGCGCAGCTGGATAGGGCCTCAACTTCCCCTAAGATGCTCAGCCAATTTTTTAAATCAGGCCCGGATTCTTTTTTCCACCTCTCCAATGCAGTCATGGCTTGAAAATCCCATAAGGTAAAGAGATTAAAAATCAGATAGAGCTGATGATGACGAATGTAGGTTTTTTTAACTCCCTGACCTAATTTTTCAATTTGTTGAAAGGCGGGCTGGTTGTTTTCCCCTCGTAATTGATACTGCATTTTTTTGAGTTGAGGGGAGGAGAATTTTTCTTTTTCAAAGATGGTTATCATTTCCTGAAAGGTTTTCATGTGCTGATGATATTTTTCCGCAACCGCAAAAGCAGGGGCGGTATCTTTACTAAAATAATAAAGCACCAGACCATGAAGGATGAACAGGGACAGAGGGAGATAAACCGGAATCAGCTGGGGTTGGAGCAGGGAAAAGACCGTGAGCAGAATCAGAACCGCAGGACTGAGATAAAGCAAAGGACGCAGAAAAGGTCGATTCCATCTATTGTCATAAATACCGGCCCAGTGAAACAATTCTTCAGGATTTTTGTCAATGGAAGGTGACAGCATCCCTTCCCCCTCCAGTCTTTGCCTGAAGTCAAGATGGTCACCCAGTTCATAAATCATTTCCTGTCTTTTTTGGAGCTGATCCTGATCATCCATGGGAACCATCAGGAACTCCTTTAATTTTTGACGCCCCAAGAAAGTGTTGGTCGTGTTCATTAATTGAAAGAGAGAGCGCTTGCCGAAAATATCTAAATCCACCACATAAGGATGACTGTCTTCGATAAATTCACTGCCTGTATCAGGAAAGTGAGTCCAGTCTTCCGAAAGACGATCCAGGGATTTTTGATTGATCTGAAGCAGCGCCTGCACCTGCTTCAGTTCTCTTTTCAACTGTTGATGCCTTAAGACGAAAAAAACAAAAGCAGCGGCGGTAATGATAAAAACGGTGGCTGAA
This window harbors:
- a CDS encoding DUF523 domain-containing protein, producing the protein MILISACLLGENCKYSGGNNENAHLISLLKDKEIIAVCPEELGGLPTPRPPAEIISKAEIDAGTETGIELSTDLCLGNVKICLQDGQDVTEQFLKGAFCTQKIAQDYPITLAIMKERSPSCGVDQIYDGTFTGKTIPGSGITTSLLKKMGIPVISEETPLIDELLALITEASD
- a CDS encoding DUF3343 domain-containing protein, translated to MNKVFNVISFQSTHYAIITEKTLKERFPVTLIPTPRSITASCGLSLKFEPEMLPDVVQDLKTTPINEEMLALYQIEKTPEGDQARLIPWSEI
- the serA gene encoding phosphoglycerate dehydrogenase, with the protein product MKVLVAEKIAQEGIDLLNQGDLTVDIKLDLTREQLLEIIPEYDAIVVRSVTKINEEFYERATNLKVVGRAGTGVDNIEMEGATIRGIIVVNTPAANNVSAAEHTIGLLLSSIRNIARGNQRIKDRAWSREGLKGVELQGKVMGIVGLGRIGSLVATRLQAFGMKLIGYDPYITDARFERFGVTRKENLEDLMQEADFITVHTPKTEETFGMIGDEQFKQAKKGLRVVNCARGGIINEEALDRAIKEGIVASAGIDVLVNEPNTTSPLLDLDNVVLTPHLGADTLEAQYNVGTMVAHEVVQALNGEMVPNAVNLPTLHASELHAMSAYLKLGEILGKMYHQLEKDPVEKIEIIYSGEIAKLETTVITLSILKGLFETILKERVNYVNAQVIANNRGVDVVESKESAQGKYLNLIKLIITSKEKTYTLAGTVFGKDEIRLVEVDGYEFDLAPSPHILAVMNLDKPGMIGQIGTLLGVNKINIATMQVSRKKDKEWAMMFLAVDSEVPKESLKLINGLDGMANARTIKM
- the yedF gene encoding sulfurtransferase-like selenium metabolism protein YedF; amino-acid sequence: MSVEIDCRGLNCPVPVIQTKKAMESNPEDLIITIVDNEAARENVKKLAENAGYQVTVAEKTGLFHLRMEKEKAREGMEINPAVPAAEKVSERRPAGDRDTIIYLSTDKMGSGSDELGQVLMKSYFYALTEAQPYPKTLLFVNAGVNLSTEGSPVLDYLKILADAGVELLSCGTCLDYFGLKDQLAIGDVTNMYSIVEKMNEAAKVIHI
- the minC gene encoding septum site-determining protein MinC encodes the protein MAKDLIVIKGSRDGLKFYFNTQEGSFEEIYQTLVHKFQEAKGFFEQAKYIIDEKNDLKEEERKKIEALFILHGMTRQEINHKKTENSHTATGSGAAAGIDTNEETEVFQAARDAVLIARSLRSGQKIYVQGDAVIRGDVNPGAQVSATGNIIIFGACRGSAHAGVLGDINAFVMACKLRPTQIAIADKISRAPEASSPKDEQVYPEIAFISDQQIVVEPYISSKHKAANA
- a CDS encoding tRNA lysidine(34) synthetase, coding for MSYIMDKTIKKVKSAVRDFQLIDNTQGIMVGLSGGKDSITLLYLMHQFKKVSKYKYPLAAGHVGMGWDTDIAPLEKICRELDVPFYYEPTNIGPVVFEVRHEKNPCSLCAKMRRGALNNLAKNKGFPKVALAHHMDDAVETVLLKMFYEGRMDSFSPKTYLDQKDITVIRPLVYVPEQDISRLCRLLQLPVIENPCPANGYTKRQDMKEIIKLIEKTNPLAKERVITALKNLDQAKAWKSIE
- a CDS encoding stalk domain-containing protein, which translates into the protein MPKLKRKRCLKSKLMFSMILLCLCAFLTSHAAAAAAVKPIAEETITRGAVLQQYTVKTASGTSKVFVTKINIQDPYIKMDVIYGIDGKLGKNQNVANMAQENKAIAAINGDFFDMTTGSLFGPIMKDEKWITTPTTTIDGLSGFAMTDGGQPRILPFSFQGSLIADNGASFPVAAVNKTFSCVDKINIFTNDWDVSALPGEALGTYVYVLVQDDEVSEILFNEKPKRISRDDYVILGHGLGANFLVNNLYAGAEVEFDFSVDQGDDWQFVMGAHTPLVANGKRAQFTRDIPGSRARSAVGISQDQKYVYWIGVEKSGTSTGMTLTELADFMVQLGVAQGVNLDGGGSTTVLSRSPGDFTPSLKNQPEQGNLRNVPNGLALYSTAPQGTLKDFVIGGPSFLLMKEKAELSLKAIDEYDNPLNMQDSNMTWQSKNDKAAVQGNQLQGQKVGTAIVEAHSNQINQQFNVEIIGRDGIQEMGFNTDSLLLNPGQTVTLKPVITTKNGARREVDASLFNWEWINVDGEKTGPAEFKAGMTPGSGWLVGTYDRFSKMVPVSIGTTSQVIMDFENQPQIGFLGTPAEVTGQFVLNNTEKKAGQASGSLSYDFAKASADVQAAYGQFGTQGLPFSGTANGLNLWVYGDNNNYWLRAEIVNQKGETSYLTLADKVNWSGWQEVSVDFPQAMENPILKRVYVVNLKNSTGHQSTDGTILFDQISYKTTAPSATKVQDTKLKLFVNQKRMLVNDREQQIDQGPILENGRSYIPARFIIEALGGRVYWTADEKKVRILFPQNMIDLWVNDKEHTIVNGKNQPADTAPIIRNSRTLIPVRMVTENLGYQVDWIKGEITIAKK
- a CDS encoding MutS family DNA mismatch repair protein, producing the protein MLQPQELYRKKIDQYTARIRELEKTGQRISNFRLLISLGGLGLIIYLYLQGKTNASATVFIITAAAFVFFVLRHQQLKRELKQVQALLQINQKSLDRLSEDWTHFPDTGSEFIEDSHPYVVDLDIFGKRSLFQLMNTTNTFLGRQKLKEFLMVPMDDQDQLQKRQEMIYELGDHLDFRQRLEGEGMLSPSIDKNPEELFHWAGIYDNRWNRPFLRPLLYLSPAVLILLTVFSLLQPQLIPVYLPLSLFILHGLVLYYFSKDTAPAFAVAEKYHQHMKTFQEMITIFEKEKFSSPQLKKMQYQLRGENNQPAFQQIEKLGQGVKKTYIRHHQLYLIFNLFTLWDFQAMTALERWKKESGPDLKNWLSILGEVEALSSCAVLAYDHPDWCTPVIKSENFGIKAKALGHPLLLSSTRVANDVEISRPGEVLLITGSNMSGKSTFLRTIGINLVLAYMGCPVCAKDFQGSFFKIYSSMRINDNLDTGTSSFFAELLRIKTILQETEQGIPVLFLLDEIFKGTNSRDRHTGAKHLIKKLSRTGSIGLVSTHDLELGDLAKEGTQIKNYHFAEYYQNGKIYFDYKIKPGVSTTRNAIFLMKMAGIDITEE
- the tatA gene encoding twin-arginine translocase TatA/TatE family subunit; this encodes MPSIGFPELILILVIALIVFGPGKLPEVGASLGRAINEFKNASRELMSDKSASEEEEVKKIPQKKDQTEE